A genomic segment from Leptospira congkakensis encodes:
- a CDS encoding biotin/lipoyl-containing protein, with translation MKEFLLKTPDLGDTEKIELVRWLRKVGDSVTVGDEMIELVTDKAAFPVESPYAGTLKKIITPEGSVVKKGDILGIMDINE, from the coding sequence ATGAAAGAATTCCTTTTAAAAACTCCTGATTTGGGTGATACAGAAAAGATAGAATTGGTTCGTTGGCTCCGAAAGGTGGGTGATTCCGTTACAGTTGGGGACGAAATGATCGAACTTGTGACTGACAAAGCGGCCTTTCCCGTGGAATCTCCCTATGCCGGAACCTTAAAAAAAATCATAACGCCAGAAGGATCGGTGGTGAAAAAAGGAGATATCCTCGGAATTATGGATATTAACGAATGA
- a CDS encoding metallophosphoesterase family protein produces the protein MKILHISDLHFPKKLPLFSLRGKAIVGYLSYRLRRKSKHPLVLVSAMVEAISKLEYDALVISGDLTNVSHPGEFENAKEILKPLLTEKTFLIPGNHDRYQKRAIGPNPLFEKTFSEWMGTSLDSELYIRSKKIGGKVFIGWDSNFAIPRITANGYVAPEVISKTIQSVKEPYILVCHHPLWNPKTEIESRGHRMLNRSEVVERLKTNPPQLYLHGHTHTNWVKLPGPKAHFPIVNSASSTRLSDRSHECGFHMIEIGKSIQYRRFIYSEDKFIETNPIFYEESEGVI, from the coding sequence ATGAAAATCCTTCACATTTCCGACTTACATTTCCCGAAGAAACTTCCTTTGTTTTCTCTTCGTGGAAAAGCCATTGTCGGTTATCTCAGCTACAGGTTGAGACGTAAATCAAAACATCCTTTAGTGCTTGTTTCTGCGATGGTTGAAGCCATTAGTAAATTAGAATATGATGCTCTTGTTATTTCTGGAGATTTAACAAATGTTTCTCACCCAGGTGAGTTTGAAAATGCAAAAGAAATTTTAAAACCTTTATTAACAGAGAAAACATTTTTAATTCCCGGGAATCATGATCGTTACCAAAAACGGGCAATTGGACCAAATCCATTGTTTGAAAAAACATTTAGCGAGTGGATGGGCACCTCTCTTGATTCAGAACTATACATTCGTTCTAAAAAAATTGGTGGCAAAGTATTTATCGGCTGGGATTCCAATTTTGCCATCCCTCGGATCACTGCCAATGGTTATGTGGCACCTGAAGTAATCTCAAAAACAATTCAATCAGTCAAAGAACCTTATATACTAGTTTGCCATCATCCTCTTTGGAATCCCAAAACGGAAATTGAATCGAGAGGGCATCGGATGTTAAATCGTTCAGAAGTAGTCGAACGACTCAAAACCAATCCACCGCAGTTATATTTACACGGACATACTCACACCAATTGGGTCAAACTACCTGGTCCCAAAGCACATTTTCCTATCGTCAATTCTGCATCGAGCACAAGGTTATCCGATAGAAGTCACGAGTGTGGATTTCATATGATTGAGATAGGGAAGTCTATCCAATATCGTCGTTTTATTTATTCAGAAGACAAATTCATTGAGACGAATCCGATTTTTTATGAAGAATCGGAAGGGGTCATTTAA
- a CDS encoding Mrp/NBP35 family ATP-binding protein — MADAKVDLTTIQRQLMQVKHPELKKDIVSLGMVAAVTPTDDGIEILIKTPNADRRLQIGLEAQTRQLISKIEGAGKVKIKFEVDQNLKMEDGNRIIGVKKVIAVGSGKGGVGKSTVTANLASTLARNGKKVGILDADIYGPSLGKMFGINGRVALKSEEDKIYPIEKHGIKLISFSFLVTEDQPVVWRGPMLGKAIEQFLYDVVWGELDYLFIDLPPGTGDVQLSLAQLIDLDGAVIVTTPQEVAVLDAGRAAAMFKQVKVPILGIVENMSGFACPKCGHVTDVFSKGGGEKLSKQVGVPELGSVPLTLDVMSSGESGKPALLEAGDSPLKEAYFRIAKNLENQIAEWED; from the coding sequence ATGGCTGATGCAAAAGTAGATTTAACAACCATCCAAAGACAACTCATGCAGGTGAAACATCCTGAATTAAAAAAAGACATCGTAAGTTTGGGAATGGTTGCGGCAGTAACACCCACAGATGATGGGATTGAAATTTTAATCAAAACTCCAAATGCCGACAGACGATTACAAATCGGACTTGAAGCACAAACAAGACAACTCATCTCCAAAATTGAAGGTGCCGGTAAGGTCAAAATCAAATTTGAAGTCGATCAAAACCTAAAGATGGAAGATGGGAACAGAATCATTGGTGTAAAAAAAGTCATCGCTGTGGGTTCTGGAAAAGGTGGGGTCGGAAAATCAACAGTCACTGCCAACCTAGCCTCGACACTTGCACGTAACGGAAAGAAGGTGGGAATTCTTGATGCAGATATTTATGGCCCATCTCTTGGAAAGATGTTTGGAATCAATGGTCGTGTTGCCTTAAAATCAGAAGAAGATAAAATTTATCCCATTGAAAAACATGGAATCAAACTTATTTCTTTTTCGTTTCTTGTGACAGAGGACCAACCAGTCGTTTGGCGCGGACCAATGCTTGGAAAAGCCATCGAACAGTTCTTATATGATGTTGTCTGGGGAGAGTTAGATTATCTTTTCATAGACTTACCTCCAGGAACGGGGGATGTCCAACTATCTCTCGCCCAACTCATTGATTTGGATGGAGCTGTGATTGTGACAACTCCGCAAGAAGTAGCAGTTCTTGATGCAGGTCGTGCTGCAGCCATGTTCAAACAAGTAAAAGTACCAATCCTTGGAATTGTGGAAAATATGTCTGGATTTGCCTGCCCCAAATGCGGCCATGTAACAGATGTTTTCTCGAAGGGTGGAGGGGAAAAACTCTCCAAACAAGTAGGAGTTCCTGAACTTGGATCGGTGCCATTGACATTGGATGTCATGAGTTCTGGTGAGTCCGGCAAACCGGCACTCCTAGAAGCAGGTGATTCTCCATTAAAAGAAGCTTATTTCCGCATTGCAAAAAATTTGGAAAACCAAATCGCAGAGTGGGAAGATTAA
- a CDS encoding peptide chain release factor family protein translates to MPLTFPVSVTKNLSLQKRMEVLGISEKDLSERFIKSGGKGGQNVNKVSTAVHLVHLPTGKQIKCSVYRTQGLNRYKARDLLCLELERNLNQTESDAIVQKLRKKKQDKHRKSLKKKLEKEKSEWNEPM, encoded by the coding sequence ATGCCCTTAACCTTTCCTGTTTCTGTAACAAAGAATCTATCACTACAGAAACGGATGGAAGTACTAGGAATTTCTGAAAAAGACCTAAGCGAACGATTCATTAAGTCCGGCGGCAAAGGCGGACAAAACGTAAATAAAGTTTCCACTGCGGTGCATTTGGTACATCTACCCACAGGAAAACAAATCAAATGTTCCGTCTATAGAACCCAAGGTCTCAATCGTTACAAAGCGAGAGACTTGTTGTGTTTAGAGTTAGAACGGAACTTGAATCAAACGGAATCGGATGCAATTGTCCAAAAACTTCGAAAGAAAAAACAGGACAAACATCGTAAGTCTTTGAAGAAGAAACTGGAGAAAGAAAAATCAGAATGGAACGAACCTATGTAA
- a CDS encoding PP2C family protein-serine/threonine phosphatase, with protein MERTYVKLFFLILLPLFCFTSCFDSLLPYKSVKWSHGWEFRFLTEDELTYFQPAIEDLSLEYQPYHIPYISLEKPMHKYLSARIRFRDPIGYSEPSLLLRGLVTYFDAYCGDTKLQSEFFHSQDSDLPNEKRSITYNRSFVPILHLPKDCLGSYVYIVFFSDGILPLGFSEPPLYGDPTDHHKAIANRTQSFASLGFLFLILGLFSFYLFERRKKKQLLAFTWFSSISGIHFLSQSGFFGLFYYDSILPSFIIFIFTLFLIPISCLYFFDQLVGVSRWNVIRMLWQFHVLFSIVILSLAFTETISMSVGLVTFIWLCLPTLVIQIIVAWAQVVAKKPKAILLVVGASALFILNAHDILSSLGILDSVPRSSHWGFFIFVICLTLYGENLFRNSEIKFGTLQKEIVTAARIQSAILPPSPPCWEPMDINVYYQPSHEVGGDFYDFQALGGRKFGILIADVVGHGLGASIIASLSKFAFFQHYKHWSNPSFLLSAMNEDLVKKSFGRFTTATYFHIDLESRKFMVSSAGHPSFFHWKAESKELVEIKPKGKPLGILPGLTYGEEEYFFKKGDQFLFYTDGLTEEENADRLEYGEKRLAKSFLETIAKQSIDPMANMLENFHYFTGLSGAPHDDITIIHLHVKA; from the coding sequence ATGGAACGAACCTATGTAAAATTATTTTTTTTGATTTTATTACCGCTATTTTGTTTTACCTCTTGTTTTGATTCTTTATTGCCGTATAAGTCTGTTAAGTGGTCCCATGGATGGGAATTTCGATTCCTTACAGAAGATGAGTTAACTTATTTCCAACCTGCTATCGAAGACCTTTCTTTAGAATACCAACCTTATCACATTCCTTATATAAGTTTGGAAAAACCAATGCATAAATACCTTTCGGCGCGGATTCGTTTCCGAGATCCCATTGGTTATTCCGAACCATCGCTTCTCCTTCGGGGTCTAGTTACTTATTTTGATGCTTACTGCGGCGATACTAAATTACAATCCGAGTTTTTTCATTCGCAAGATTCTGATCTTCCCAATGAAAAAAGATCAATCACTTACAATAGAAGTTTTGTTCCCATTTTGCATTTACCAAAAGATTGTTTGGGAAGTTATGTTTATATAGTCTTTTTTTCCGATGGAATTTTACCTTTAGGTTTTTCGGAACCACCTTTATACGGAGATCCTACCGACCACCACAAAGCAATTGCTAATCGAACCCAGTCTTTTGCTTCCCTTGGATTTCTATTTTTGATTCTGGGACTTTTTTCTTTTTATCTTTTTGAAAGACGAAAGAAAAAACAATTACTTGCCTTTACTTGGTTTTCTTCGATATCGGGAATCCACTTTTTATCTCAGTCTGGATTTTTTGGACTTTTTTATTACGATTCCATCCTTCCTAGTTTTATCATTTTTATTTTCACTCTATTTTTGATACCCATCAGCTGTTTGTATTTTTTTGATCAGTTGGTCGGAGTGAGTCGGTGGAATGTCATTCGAATGTTATGGCAGTTTCATGTTTTATTTTCTATTGTTATTTTGTCCTTGGCATTTACAGAAACCATTTCGATGTCAGTTGGTTTAGTGACATTCATTTGGTTGTGTTTACCAACACTGGTCATTCAAATCATTGTGGCTTGGGCTCAAGTAGTCGCGAAAAAACCTAAGGCCATTTTACTTGTGGTGGGCGCTTCTGCTCTTTTTATCCTGAACGCACATGACATTCTTTCTTCTCTTGGTATTTTAGATTCCGTCCCAAGGTCCTCTCATTGGGGATTTTTTATTTTTGTGATTTGCCTCACTCTTTATGGCGAAAATCTTTTTCGAAATTCAGAAATCAAATTTGGCACTTTACAAAAAGAAATTGTAACGGCTGCCAGAATCCAAAGTGCCATCCTTCCTCCCTCACCACCTTGTTGGGAACCAATGGATATCAATGTTTATTACCAACCTTCCCATGAAGTAGGAGGGGATTTTTATGATTTTCAGGCGTTAGGTGGCAGAAAGTTTGGAATCCTCATCGCTGATGTTGTAGGGCATGGTCTCGGTGCTTCCATCATCGCATCACTTTCCAAATTTGCCTTTTTCCAACATTATAAACATTGGTCGAATCCATCTTTTTTACTTTCTGCAATGAACGAAGATTTGGTGAAAAAATCCTTTGGTCGTTTTACAACCGCTACATACTTTCATATCGATTTAGAATCGAGGAAGTTTATGGTATCAAGTGCCGGCCACCCTTCCTTTTTTCATTGGAAAGCAGAGTCCAAAGAACTTGTCGAAATCAAACCCAAAGGAAAACCTCTCGGAATCTTACCAGGGCTTACTTATGGGGAAGAAGAATATTTTTTCAAAAAAGGGGATCAATTTTTGTTTTATACGGATGGTCTTACTGAAGAAGAAAATGCAGACCGGTTGGAATACGGCGAAAAACGTTTAGCCAAATCCTTTCTTGAAACAATCGCCAAACAATCAATCGATCCTATGGCAAACATGTTAGAAAACTTCCATTACTTTACTGGTCTTTCGGGAGCACCCCATGATGATATCACCATCATTCATTTGCATGTGAAGGCATAA
- the groL gene encoding chaperonin GroEL (60 kDa chaperone family; promotes refolding of misfolded polypeptides especially under stressful conditions; forms two stacked rings of heptamers to form a barrel-shaped 14mer; ends can be capped by GroES; misfolded proteins enter the barrel where they are refolded when GroES binds), with the protein MAKTIEFDETARRKLLSGVNKLANAVKVTLGPKGRNVVIDKKFGAPTITKDGVTVAKEIELEDAIENMGAQMVKEVSTKTNDIAGDGTTTATILAQAIINEGLKNVTAGANPMALKHGIDKAVLSAVEEIKKHAIKINSKAEYANVATISANNDPEIGNLIAQAFDKVGKEGVITVDEAKSIETTLDIVEGMQFDRGYVSPYMVTDPEAMIATFNDPFILIYDKKIASMKDLLPVLEKIAQAGRPLVIIAEEVEGEALATIVVNTLRKTIQCVAVKAPGFGDRRKAMLEDIAILTGGQVISEDLGMKLENADVKMLGRAKKVVVDKENTTIIEGAGASKDIQGRVNQIKKQIEDTTSDYDREKLQERLAKLAGGVAVIHVGAATEVEMKEKKARVEDALSATRAAVEEGIVPGGGLTLLRAQDAVKALKLSGDEQTGANIILRALEEPIRMITSNAGLEGSVIVEQARARKGNEGFNALTMVWEDLIKAGVVDPAKVVRSALQNAASIGAMILTTEVTITDKPEPKDAGAGMGGMGGMGGMGGMGGMM; encoded by the coding sequence ATGGCTAAAACAATTGAATTTGATGAAACAGCTCGTAGAAAACTTCTTAGCGGAGTGAACAAACTTGCTAACGCAGTAAAAGTAACTCTTGGACCAAAAGGTCGTAACGTAGTCATCGATAAAAAATTTGGTGCACCTACTATCACTAAAGACGGTGTAACTGTTGCGAAAGAAATCGAACTAGAAGACGCAATCGAAAACATGGGCGCGCAAATGGTGAAGGAAGTTTCTACAAAAACTAACGACATCGCAGGGGACGGAACAACAACGGCTACCATCCTTGCACAAGCAATCATCAATGAAGGTTTGAAAAACGTAACTGCGGGTGCAAACCCAATGGCACTCAAACACGGAATTGACAAAGCAGTTCTTTCTGCTGTAGAAGAAATCAAAAAACACGCTATCAAAATCAATAGCAAAGCAGAATACGCAAACGTTGCTACTATCTCCGCAAACAATGATCCAGAAATCGGTAACCTCATTGCTCAAGCTTTTGACAAAGTAGGTAAAGAAGGTGTGATCACTGTTGATGAAGCAAAATCAATTGAAACCACTCTTGATATCGTAGAAGGTATGCAATTTGATCGTGGATACGTATCACCTTATATGGTAACTGATCCAGAAGCAATGATCGCAACTTTTAACGATCCATTCATCTTGATTTACGACAAAAAAATTGCGTCTATGAAAGACCTTCTTCCTGTGCTCGAAAAAATTGCACAAGCAGGAAGACCACTCGTAATCATCGCAGAAGAAGTGGAAGGGGAAGCTCTTGCAACTATCGTTGTGAACACTCTTCGTAAAACCATCCAATGTGTGGCTGTAAAAGCTCCTGGTTTTGGTGATAGAAGAAAAGCAATGCTTGAAGACATTGCCATCCTCACTGGTGGACAAGTGATTTCTGAAGACCTCGGAATGAAACTAGAAAACGCTGATGTGAAGATGCTTGGTCGTGCGAAAAAAGTGGTAGTGGACAAAGAAAACACAACCATCATCGAAGGTGCTGGTGCTTCTAAAGACATCCAAGGCCGAGTCAACCAAATCAAAAAACAAATCGAAGATACTACATCTGATTACGATCGTGAAAAACTCCAAGAACGCCTTGCAAAACTTGCTGGTGGTGTTGCGGTAATCCACGTTGGTGCAGCTACTGAAGTAGAAATGAAAGAGAAAAAAGCTCGTGTAGAAGATGCTCTTTCTGCAACTCGTGCGGCTGTAGAAGAAGGGATTGTTCCTGGTGGTGGACTCACACTTCTTCGTGCACAAGACGCTGTAAAAGCTCTTAAACTAAGTGGTGACGAACAAACTGGTGCGAATATCATCTTACGTGCATTAGAAGAACCTATCCGCATGATCACTTCCAATGCTGGTCTTGAAGGATCAGTCATCGTAGAACAAGCTCGTGCCCGTAAAGGAAACGAAGGATTCAACGCACTCACTATGGTTTGGGAAGACCTAATCAAAGCTGGTGTTGTTGACCCTGCGAAAGTGGTTCGTTCTGCTCTTCAAAACGCAGCTTCTATCGGAGCTATGATCCTCACAACTGAAGTAACCATTACTGACAAACCAGAACCGAAAGATGCAGGTGCTGGAATGGGCGGTATGGGAGGAATGGGTGGCATGGGAGGAATGGGCGGCATGATGTAA
- the groES gene encoding co-chaperone GroES translates to MASIKPLGDRVVVEPKNESEEKIGSIIVPDTAKEKPQEGKVIAVGQGRYEDGKLVPLEVKVGDTVLYGKYSGTEIKQGGRDLLIIRESDILGVVTN, encoded by the coding sequence ATGGCATCAATCAAACCTTTAGGCGACCGAGTGGTCGTAGAGCCAAAGAATGAGTCGGAAGAAAAAATCGGATCCATCATCGTACCAGACACTGCGAAAGAAAAACCACAAGAAGGGAAAGTCATTGCAGTTGGACAAGGTCGTTATGAAGACGGAAAACTCGTTCCTTTAGAAGTAAAGGTAGGAGATACAGTTCTCTACGGAAAATATTCTGGAACTGAGATCAAACAAGGCGGACGTGATTTACTCATCATCCGTGAAAGCGACATCCTCGGTGTTGTTACAAATTAA
- a CDS encoding helicase HerA-like domain-containing protein — translation MAKKSDVFVSKISEGYPSKGSLYLGAGVFDGETYKEASVSIPLSTLNRHGLIAGATGTGKTKTLQLLTEALSEAGVPVVLMDIKGDLSGLAEAGEENDKIKERTKALGIDWKAASYPVEFLSLSKEPGVRLRATIAEFGPVLISRILELNDTQSSVVSLVFKYCDDLGLPILDTKDFKKALQYINDAGKAELEKEYGTVSSQSISIILRKLIELEGQGGEDFFGEPSFDVNDLMHSESKKGNVSIIRLTDIQTKPRLFSTFMLSLLTEIYATFPEEGDLEKPKLVLFIDEAHLVFDEASNDLLKQLETMVRLIRSKGVGIIFCTQSPTDLPKEILGQLGLKIQHALRAFTANDRKAIKTASENYPETEFYDTKEVITTLGIGEAFITALSPKGSPTPLVHTLLAPPASRMGILKPEELDSKIKKSDLVKKYETTLDRESAHEMLSKKMETIADETEAAEEESGEKKTKNKRSKEKEDPSFVETLSKNPLAREVGRTVAKEVTRGLLGMLGVTPKRGSKRKKTGLFGF, via the coding sequence ATGGCAAAAAAATCAGATGTATTTGTTTCTAAAATCAGCGAAGGATATCCATCCAAAGGATCGCTCTACCTTGGAGCAGGAGTTTTCGACGGAGAAACATATAAAGAAGCGTCTGTTTCCATACCCCTTTCCACTCTCAACCGACATGGACTCATCGCTGGTGCCACAGGAACTGGTAAAACCAAAACCTTACAACTTCTGACAGAAGCCTTATCGGAGGCGGGTGTTCCCGTAGTCCTTATGGACATCAAAGGAGACCTCTCTGGACTAGCAGAGGCCGGTGAAGAGAATGATAAAATCAAAGAACGAACCAAGGCTCTTGGAATTGATTGGAAAGCCGCATCTTATCCAGTGGAATTTTTGTCTTTATCCAAAGAACCTGGGGTTCGCCTTCGTGCGACCATTGCCGAGTTTGGCCCCGTTCTCATCTCTCGCATTTTAGAACTGAATGATACGCAAAGCAGTGTGGTATCCCTTGTTTTCAAATACTGTGATGATTTGGGTCTTCCGATCCTTGATACAAAAGATTTTAAAAAAGCCCTCCAATACATCAATGATGCGGGAAAAGCTGAATTGGAAAAAGAATATGGAACTGTTTCTTCGCAAAGTATCTCCATCATTTTACGAAAACTCATTGAACTGGAAGGCCAAGGTGGGGAAGATTTTTTTGGAGAACCATCCTTTGATGTGAATGATCTGATGCATTCAGAATCCAAAAAAGGAAACGTATCCATCATTCGTTTGACAGACATCCAAACCAAACCTCGTCTTTTTTCTACTTTTATGTTATCTCTTCTCACGGAAATCTATGCGACCTTTCCAGAAGAAGGAGATTTGGAAAAACCAAAACTCGTTTTATTCATTGATGAAGCACATTTAGTGTTTGATGAAGCATCGAATGATTTACTCAAACAATTGGAAACGATGGTACGACTCATTCGTTCGAAAGGTGTAGGGATTATTTTTTGTACCCAATCGCCAACAGACCTACCCAAAGAAATTTTGGGGCAATTGGGATTAAAGATCCAACATGCACTCAGAGCCTTCACAGCAAACGACCGCAAGGCGATCAAAACCGCTTCTGAAAATTATCCAGAAACAGAATTTTATGACACAAAGGAAGTCATCACCACACTCGGAATTGGCGAGGCTTTCATCACGGCCCTCAGTCCCAAAGGAAGTCCCACTCCCCTAGTCCACACCCTCCTTGCCCCGCCGGCATCCCGAATGGGAATTTTGAAACCAGAGGAATTGGACTCTAAAATTAAAAAATCAGACCTGGTCAAAAAATACGAAACCACACTCGATCGGGAAAGTGCCCACGAAATGCTTTCTAAAAAAATGGAAACCATTGCCGATGAAACTGAGGCCGCCGAAGAAGAGTCAGGCGAGAAAAAAACAAAAAACAAACGCAGCAAAGAAAAAGAAGATCCTAGTTTTGTGGAAACCCTTTCCAAAAACCCACTCGCCCGGGAAGTAGGCAGAACAGTTGCCAAAGAGGTCACAAGGGGACTTCTGGGAATGCTCGGGGTCACCCCCAAACGAGGCTCCAAACGCAAAAAAACCGGCCTTTTCGGCTTCTAG